From one Peredibacter starrii genomic stretch:
- a CDS encoding HD domain-containing phosphohydrolase, with amino-acid sequence MKVLISDPDNTYIIKIEELLKKEGIDFELCQSGKECQLKVYKGGIKVLIMDLETENYSALMVLKFMRLNHPTVQVILTVKSKETLKELELDSEGLKKLGVSQILVKPYTCEKLLNAVRGEQLDRWKNVTLTNGSSDEEAVINEKDENFTKVSIESCMSGNVTIFDHYLRLGPGRYIKILRRGDHFDNERIEKYKTEKKVVSLYFKTVERAVYVNFMNELLNKMLTKKSSSPNQYFSSIKAVSEVYIDEIFLTGIRPSLVEEGMKICQNMYKLVNSNLEISNFLRQYQNEIPSEQSHQFLVSFFSTIICKNLEWSSQRTVEIIALGGLLHDIGKLKLPKGMRDKEETDIPENQRAIFREHPLHGYEMLSKSPFITTPVKQIVYQHHELVNGTGYPNGLTGAKIYPLAKVVSLADGFVRLLTKNKCTTIEGLKIFIPDKNETTKYDPLILKSLVTGLLK; translated from the coding sequence GTGAAAGTACTCATATCGGATCCTGACAACACCTACATCATAAAGATTGAGGAGCTTCTCAAAAAAGAAGGTATCGACTTTGAATTGTGTCAGAGCGGTAAAGAATGTCAGCTTAAAGTATATAAAGGCGGAATAAAAGTTTTAATAATGGATCTTGAGACTGAAAACTACTCAGCATTGATGGTTCTGAAATTCATGCGACTCAATCATCCCACAGTGCAAGTTATCTTGACCGTCAAATCAAAAGAAACTTTAAAAGAACTGGAGCTAGATTCTGAAGGATTAAAAAAACTCGGAGTTTCACAAATCCTGGTAAAACCGTACACATGCGAAAAACTTTTAAATGCAGTACGTGGTGAACAACTGGACAGATGGAAAAACGTGACCCTTACCAACGGGTCTTCAGATGAAGAAGCAGTGATAAATGAAAAAGATGAAAATTTCACAAAGGTTTCGATTGAATCCTGCATGAGCGGGAATGTTACTATATTCGATCACTATCTTCGATTAGGTCCCGGAAGATACATTAAAATCCTCAGAAGAGGAGATCACTTTGATAATGAAAGAATTGAAAAGTACAAAACTGAAAAGAAGGTCGTATCCTTGTATTTCAAAACGGTTGAACGAGCAGTTTATGTAAACTTCATGAATGAACTTCTCAATAAAATGCTTACTAAAAAAAGCAGTAGCCCGAATCAATATTTTTCATCCATCAAAGCTGTATCTGAAGTTTATATTGACGAGATTTTCCTTACAGGTATCAGGCCTTCCCTTGTTGAAGAAGGTATGAAAATCTGTCAAAACATGTACAAATTAGTAAATTCAAATTTAGAAATATCTAATTTTTTAAGACAATATCAGAATGAAATCCCCTCAGAACAGAGCCATCAGTTTCTTGTATCATTCTTTTCAACGATTATTTGTAAAAACCTAGAATGGTCCAGCCAACGAACAGTGGAAATAATCGCTCTCGGCGGGCTTCTTCATGACATCGGGAAACTAAAGCTTCCAAAGGGAATGAGGGATAAAGAGGAAACAGACATACCGGAAAACCAAAGAGCAATCTTCAGAGAGCACCCGTTGCATGGTTATGAAATGTTAAGTAAATCCCCTTTCATCACCACCCCGGTTAAACAGATTGTCTATCAACACCATGAACTCGTAAACGGAACAGGATATCCCAACGGATTAACAGGAGCAAAAATCTATCCTCTAGCTAAAGTGGTTTCTCTGGCAGATGGATTTGTAAGACTTCTGACAAAAAATAAATGCACAACAATCGAAGGATT